The Candidatus Melainabacteria bacterium RIFOXYA2_FULL_32_9 region GGCATTTCCGATATGCGTTATTCTGTAAGTAATACTGCTCAGTATGGCGATATGACCCGTGGTCCTAGAGTAGTTAATGAAGAATCCAAAAAGGAAATGAAAAAAGTTCTGGAAGAAATTCAAAGTGGTCAATTTGCAAAAGAGTGGCTACAAGAGTGTAAAAATGGCAAACCAAACTTTGATGCGTTAACAAAAGCTGATGAAGATCATTTAATTGAAAAAGTTGGTTCTGAGTTAAGAAGCATGATGTCTTGGCTTAAACAGGATAAATTTGTCGATCGTGATAAAAATTAGTGGAGTATTTCAAATTATGGAGGGTAAATTCTCTCCGTCACTATGCCTGTTAGCTTCGCACAGGCAAGGTTTCTACGAGAACACACCTTCCTCATCATTATTTTTGAAACAGTCCACTAGTATTCATATTTAATTTAAGTGGAATGTTTTTGAGAAAGCCTTTGAAAAGTGACGAAAAAACATTCCACTTAATAAAAAGTAAATTCAGTAGAAGAGTAAGGAGTTTTTTATGCCTAGCCAAAAGCTAGAAATATATGATACAACCTTAAGAGATGGTTCACAAGCTGAGGGAATCTCGTTTTCTGTAAATGATAAACTGAAAATAGTTTCTCTGTTAGATGAATTAGGTGTTGATTATATTGAAGCCGGCTGGCCTGGTGCTAATCCAAAGGATATTGAGGTGTTTCAACAGGTTCAAAAAATGGACCTGAAAAATGCTGTTATTACTGCTTTTGGTTGTACAAGAAAAGCAAATGTAAAACCGGAAGAGGATAAGGTTCTGGAGCAGCTTTTAATAGCTGATACTAAAGTCATTACACTATTTGGAAAAAGCTGGGATTTCCACGTAGAACATGCTCTTCGTACTACACTTGAAGAAAACCTGAATATGATTTCAGACAGCATTGCTTATTTGAAGTCTCAGGGGAAAAGAGTGTTTTTTGACGCTGAACATTTTTATGACGGATATAAGAATAATCCTAAATATTCTTTAGACTGCCTGGAAGCAGCTCATAAAGCTGGATCAGAAAGACTTATATTATGTGATACCAATGGTGGCTGTATTCCAAGTGAGATTAAGGAAATTACAGAAATAGTAAGAAATCACTTTCCCGAAGCTTATATCGGTATTCATGCTCATAATGATGGTGATTTAGCGGTAGCTAATTCAATTATAGCTATTCAGGCTGGTGCTATACAAGTTCAAGGGACATTCAATGGCTACGGGGAAAGATGCGGTAATGCAAATCTTTGCTCGGTAATTCCAAATCTACAGGTAAAATTAGAGCAAAATATTATTGGTGAAAAATTAAGTAATCTTGTATATGTTGCAAGACAAATTAGTGAAATAGCCAATAGAAAAGCTAATGACTATGCTCCTTATGTTGGTCTGAGTGCTTTTACTCATAAAGCAGGTATACATGCCAGTGGAGTAAAGAGGAATTCCAGTACATATGAGCATATAGACCCTGAGGCTGTTGGAAATACCAGAAGAATTCTTGTTAGTGATCAGGCAGGAACTGCATCAATTAAAGAAAAAATTGCACACTTAAAGCTTGATATTGATTTAAATGACAAAAATCTGAAAAAAATTCTTAGTAACATAAAAAAGCTTGAATGGCAGGGTTTTGCCTTTGAAGATGCTGATGCTTCTTTTGAATTAATGGTTAGAGAAATATTCGGCACAAAGCCCAGGTATTTTGAGTTAAAAGGATTTAGAGTAATTTCTGATACTACAACAGGTCTTAGTGCTTTAAACACTGAAGCTTCGGTTAAAATTAAAGTTGGAAAAGAAACAATTCATACCGTTAGTGAAGGAGAAGGTCCAGGGCATGCCCTTGATGGTGCGCTAAGATGCGCATTAAGATCCCTTTATCCTGAGATTAAACAGTTTAAATTAGCTGATTTTAAAGTAAGGATTCTGGATGGCATTGATGGAACCAGTGCAAATACAAGAGTGCATGTTGAAACTACTGACGGATTTAACAGATGGGATACTGTAGGTGTAAGCAGAAACATTATTGAGGCTACATATCTTGCAATAGTTGATAGTATCGTTTATGGCTTAATGATACATAATGTAGAGCCTCAAAATGGATATCATTCTGCTGAAGATCTTACTCAATTTGTATAATTAACTTAATTTGTTGAAGTGTATCTTAGCCCAATTATACCAACTACAATTAATCCAATAAAAAGCATTCTGGTTAAATCTTTAGGCTCGTTAAATAAGATTATACCTGCTATGACTGTACCTGTTGCACCTATACCTGTCCATATTGGGTATGATGTACCTATAGGAAGGGATCTTGTAGCTAGTGATAACAAATAAACACTTATTATCATAGCTAATAGTGTTCCTATACTGGGAATTATTCTGGTAAATCCTATTGTATATTTTAAGCCTGTAGCCCAGATAATCTCAAAGAAGCCCGCTAGTATTAAATATAACCATGCCATATGATATTTTCCTGCTTTAAATTAAGTTGAGTGCTTGTTTATGGAGTTAGTCTACTGGATATATGTTGATAAGTCAATATTTTGAGGATTTTATATCTTAAAGTTTTTTTGAAAAGCCTGAAATAAAACTTGAAATTGCTCAAATTGAAGTGACACAATAATATTGTAGGGCAAATAGAGGAAACTAATTATGCAGGGTAAGGGAAAATTACTCTTTGTACTTACAGTATTGTTTCTTATTTTGGTATGGTCATCGGCTTATACCGCTATTCGTATTGGTCTTTACAGTTTTAGTCCGGAAAGTCTTGCTTTATTACGCTTTTCAGTTGCAACTTTCATTTTGTTTGCTTATGCAGCTTCGAAGAAAATATCATTACCAAAAGTTGAAGATGTGCCAATCATTCTGATGTGTGGCTTTTTAGGTATTTCTTTATACCATGTGGCCTTGAATAAAGGACAGATTACTGTGACAGCCGGTTCTGCAAGTATGTTATTAGATACATATCCTGTTTTTGTTGCAATTTTTTCCAGTATTCTTTTGAAAGAATACGTTAATCTTGGTAAATGGATAGGTATTCTAGTTAGTTTTGCAGGTATATTATTAATTGCCATGGGTGAAAATGTTGGATTGGGATTGTCACCAGGTGTATTTTTAATCTTGATTTCTGCAATTTCACTTAGCTTATTTGATGTAATCCAGAAAAAACTATTAAAAAAATATACACCGTTAGAATTAACGTTATACTTTTTTGTGGCTGGTACGCTATTTTTAATGTTTTATAGCGGGTCTTTAATTAAGGATTTAAAAACAGCTTCTAATATTTCTATACTGGCTGTGGCCTATTTAGGGATAATGCCAGGAGCTATATCTTATTTGGTCTGGTCTAAATTAATATCTAAATATTCTGTGACCAGCATGTCCACAGTGTTATTTCTAGTACCGCCTTTTACAATATTAATAGCTTTCTTTTATTTAAATGAAATTCCTACCATATTTTCTTTGATAGGAGGAACTATAGCTCTTATTGGCGTTGCAATTGTTAGCTTTTCAGACAGGCTTAAGGTTGTCTTTTCGAGAAATAAGAATGTCCTGAAATGCGGCTATGAACATATAACCAGGAAAATCAGTTAATTGGAATAATTAATAACAGTCAATTTATTTTGCTATTAGATTGACCGTATGAGTGGGAATATTTTCTCCGTCGCTGGTGCTAACGCACATTAATTAGGTCATTACTGGAATGATTGGTAACTGAGAAAAGTGACTGTGTCACAAATTGACATGAAACAAAGGCTCCTACGAAAACATTCCCATTTCCATAATTTATTGGTCAAAGTACTAATTATTTGGTAAATAAATATTGAGAAGTAGATATACCAAGAGTTTTAGCGTTTATCTGTGGTTATAATTAAATGCCAGCCAAATTCAGTCTTAACAGGTTCAGAAATTTCACCAATAGGAAGGTCGAAAGCAGTTTTCTCAAATTCAGGTACCATCATTCCTTTTTCGAAGTATCCAAGGTCACCGCCTTGAGCACCGGAAGGACATTTTGATGTTTCTTTTGCTGCTTTTGCAAAAGACTTTGCAAAGTCTTTATTCTCAAGAATCTCTTTTCTTAGCTTTAGAGCTTCTTGTTTTGTACCAACCAATATATGACTTGCTCTAACTTCTTTATATTGTGACTCTGTTGATTTTTCTGATCCGTTATATAGTATTCTTGCGTTGGTTTCAGAAGGTTTTCCTGTAAAAGCATTAACAATAAGTCCAACAGTTAAAACAATAAGGCTTATACGGATGAAAGGGTTCTTTCTTCTAACTTTTTTCCTGGTTTTTATCCCTGATCTAGCTGCTTGTTTTAATCTTGGATTTTGGCTTGTGACTGGTATTGGTCCAGATTTTCTCATAGTCCTACCATTCCTTCCTTGATTATTTTTTATACTCCTAACACATATGCGAAAATCAATGGAGCAACTATGGTTGCGTCCGATTCGATCATAAATTTTGGGGTTTCTACTCCTAATTTACCCCAGGTGATTTTTTCATTAGGTACAGCGCCACTGTATGAGCCATAACTGGTTGTTGAGTCACTAATCTGGCAGAAATAACCCCATAATGGAGCATCTTCTTCAAGATCCTGATGTATCATAGGCACCACGCAAATAGGGAAGTCTCCTGCAATTCCACCGCCTATTTGGAAAAATCCTATTGAACTGTTTGCAGATGTTTCTCTATACCATTTTGCCAATTCAACCATATATTCTATGCCACCACGAACAGTATTTGGATTTTTTACCTCTCCGGTTATACAGTAAGAGGCAAAGAAATTTGCTGTTGTTGAATCTTCCCAGCCAGGTACAAATATGGGAAGATTTTTTTCGCAAGCAGCAATCATCCAGCTGTCTTTGGGATCTATTTGATAATATTGTTCAAGAGATTTATCTCTTAAAATGCTGTATAAAAACTCGTGTGGAAAATATCTTTCACCTTTTTTATCGGCATCAAACCATTTTTCAACAAGAAATTTCTCTAACCTTCTCATTGCTTCTGATTCAGGAATACATGTATCTGTAACACGATTATAATGATTTTTTAAAAGATCTTCTTCCTGTTGAGGGGTTAAATCTCTATAATTGGGAATTCTTTTGTAGAAATCATGCGCTACCAGATTAAATAAATCTTCCTCTAAATTTGCACCTGTACAGCTAATTGCGGAAATTTTATCTTGTCTGATCATCTCGGCTAAGGATATACCCAGTTCTGCTGTACTCATAGCTCCTGCGAGAGCTATCAGCATTTTTCCACCATTATCTATATGTTTTTTATAACCTTCTGCTGCATCAACGAGTGAAGCGGCGTTGAAGTGTCTGAAATTTCTCTTTAAAAAGCTTGTTATATTTTGTCCATTTAAATGAGTACTCATTTTCTACTTGATAGATCCTTTCTTGATAAGATTATTCCTATATATATAAGAATTTGGGTATTGCTAATGAGCTTGTTGAGTAGTTAATAGCTAAATTTTTTAGATGAGTGCTTAGTATTATACTTAATTTATCAATGAAATAGAATAATATTTTAGTATAGTTTAGGTGATAAATAATTTTGATTTGATATTGTGTTTAATTCAGGTATGATGCTATTTTTGCTTAATTAAATTATCGTTTATTTTTAATGAGAAAATCAATTTTTTATAATTGAACAATAATTTGTGAATTATGTGAGTGGTAATATAAAGATAATAAAAGCTGAGATTATAACTAATGGAATGTCTCATTAGTTGGGGGTATATTATTTCCGTCGGTGCTAATGCACATAATTAAGTCTTCAATCATTCCAGTGATGACTTAGAAAAGTGACCTTGTCACCTTCAAATTGAAATGGTGCATAGCCAATAACATATCCCCATCATCATAATTTTGGGACAGAGTAACAAAAGTGTCATTGTTCTATTTAAGAGGTAAATATAATGAATCAATTTGCTAGTGGGGTACCTTTTGATCCCGGATATTCACAACATACAATTTATTTTCCTGAAGCTATTTTACCGT contains the following coding sequences:
- a CDS encoding citramalate synthase; the encoded protein is MPSQKLEIYDTTLRDGSQAEGISFSVNDKLKIVSLLDELGVDYIEAGWPGANPKDIEVFQQVQKMDLKNAVITAFGCTRKANVKPEEDKVLEQLLIADTKVITLFGKSWDFHVEHALRTTLEENLNMISDSIAYLKSQGKRVFFDAEHFYDGYKNNPKYSLDCLEAAHKAGSERLILCDTNGGCIPSEIKEITEIVRNHFPEAYIGIHAHNDGDLAVANSIIAIQAGAIQVQGTFNGYGERCGNANLCSVIPNLQVKLEQNIIGEKLSNLVYVARQISEIANRKANDYAPYVGLSAFTHKAGIHASGVKRNSSTYEHIDPEAVGNTRRILVSDQAGTASIKEKIAHLKLDIDLNDKNLKKILSNIKKLEWQGFAFEDADASFELMVREIFGTKPRYFELKGFRVISDTTTGLSALNTEASVKIKVGKETIHTVSEGEGPGHALDGALRCALRSLYPEIKQFKLADFKVRILDGIDGTSANTRVHVETTDGFNRWDTVGVSRNIIEATYLAIVDSIVYGLMIHNVEPQNGYHSAEDLTQFV
- a CDS encoding deoxyhypusine synthase, translated to MSTHLNGQNITSFLKRNFRHFNAASLVDAAEGYKKHIDNGGKMLIALAGAMSTAELGISLAEMIRQDKISAISCTGANLEEDLFNLVAHDFYKRIPNYRDLTPQQEEDLLKNHYNRVTDTCIPESEAMRRLEKFLVEKWFDADKKGERYFPHEFLYSILRDKSLEQYYQIDPKDSWMIAACEKNLPIFVPGWEDSTTANFFASYCITGEVKNPNTVRGGIEYMVELAKWYRETSANSSIGFFQIGGGIAGDFPICVVPMIHQDLEEDAPLWGYFCQISDSTTSYGSYSGAVPNEKITWGKLGVETPKFMIESDATIVAPLIFAYVLGV